The Methanofastidiosum sp. nucleotide sequence TGAAGGAGCAAAAATCATCTATGGAGGAACTAAACTTGAAAGCAAAGGATTTTTCTTCCAACCAACAATATTTAATGAAGTGTCAATCGACATGAGAATAGCACAGGAAGAAATATTTGGCCCCATCCTATCAGTTATATCTTTTGAAAAGTTAAATCAAGCAATCGATTATGCCAACTCTGTTGATTATGGGCTAAGTTCTTCAATTTATACAAACGACATAAATATTGCTTTTAAAGCTATAGAAGAAATAGAAGCAGGCATAACTTACGTAAACTCAAGTACAATCGGCTCAGAAGTGCACTTGCCTTTCGGCGGTGTAAAGAAAACAGGAAATGGAACACGAGAAGGTGGAATTGAGGGGATAAATGAGTTTTCCGAAACTAAGACCGTATATATAGACTATTCAGGAAAACTTCAGAAAGCTCAAATTGATCTAGATAATCAATAATAAAGTGGTAAGATGAAACCTTTAGTAAATAAATTACCAGGTATAAAATCACAGAAGATTTTAGAGAAATTAAATGATATAAACTTGGGGAATTCAAAGCCTTATCCCTTTGTTCATAGTGGAAAAGGAAACGGTGTATATTTTGAAGATATTGATGGGAATATATTCCTTGATTTTTCATCCCAAATAGCTTCAAATCCTTTAGGGTATAATCACGAAAATCTTCTAAATGTATTAAAAAAATATTCTGACAAACATCCCGTAAAGTATGCTGGACAGGATTTTATTATAAAAGAACATTTAGACCTGATTGAAGAATTATTATCCATTGTCCCAAAAGGAATGAATTCAGCATTTTTAATTAATTCTGGAGCAGAAGCGGTTGAAAACTCTATAAAAATTGCTTTAAGGTCACAAAAAAAAGCCAAATTTGGCATCTCGTTTAAAAGTGCTTTTCATGGGAGAACATTAGGTGCTTTGTCATGCACCAATTCTTCAAATGTACAAAAGAAGAACTATCTTTCAATACCAATGAAAAGACTCCCTTTTGGGGAAGAGGCAATAGCCGAACTTGAAAGATTGATTGCCCAAGAATTAACACCAGAAGAAATAGGATTTGTCATAATTGAACCTATCCAAGGCGAGGGAGGGTATAATGTAGCTCCAGATACTTTGATGAGATACTTAAGAAAATTTACAAAAGAAAATACTATCCCACTTATCTTTGATGAAGTTCAATCCGGCATAGGTAGAACTGGAAAATGGTTTGCATCAGAGCACTATGATATAACTCCCGACATAATGTCATCTGCCAAAGCTTTACAAGTTGGGGCGACTATTTCAAACAGTGAATATAAGCCTGAATTCGGATCCATATCATCTACATGGGGCGGCGGACATTTGTTGGACATAGCTATTGGGATTGAGATTATACGTACCATCAAAGAAGAAAATCTTCTAAAAAACATAGAAAGTAATGGAAACTATCTTTTTAAAAGACTCGTAGAACTTCAGAAAGAGGACATAGTCAAAAATGTTAGGGGAAAAGGCTTGATGTTAGCCTTTGATCTTGAGAGTAATAAAAAAAGAAATGATTTTATAATGGAAGCATTGGGAAATGGACTTGTACTCCTTGGGTGCGCCCAGGTAGGTATTAGACTTATACCCCCTTATATAATATCTAAAGAGGAAATTGATAAAGCTATTGAGCTAATAGAGGCTTCTTGCAAGAAAGTATCTGAAAAAGGATTCAAACACGAAGGAGAAATTGTTGAATACTTGTCATGTCCAAATTGCCACACTTAATCCCATAGAACAAAATAATAGAATTTCCATTTCACAAAAGAAAATATCCCATCTTAGATAATTTTAAATATTATTAAATCCATAAATATTCATGGCCACACAAAAAATTTCTTTCACAAATTCTAGAGGTTTAAAAATTGAAGGTATACTAGATGGAGAAGGAGAAAAAGGGATTATCCTATCTACTCATTTTACTGGATTTAAAGAAGTAAAACATTATTTTAATCTTGCCAAAGCGCTATCCGATAATGGAATTTGTGCATTAAGATTTGATTTCAGCGACTGCATCGGAGAATCTGAAGGAACTTGTGAGGATATGACAGTATCCAATCAAACAAAAGATATCTTTTCTGCAATCGATTTTCTTGAACAAAAAGGAGTCAAAAAGATAGGTGTGATGGGGCATTCTCTTGGAGGATTAACAGCAATAAACGCAGCAGCGAATGACCCAAGAATAAAAGTTTTAGTTTCTGCAGCAGCGCCTGCAAAACTTGATTGGGACATTCTATTTAAGGGAAAAGAAGAGGAATGGAAAAAACAGGGTTATATACAATTTCCCTCTTGGAAAAGAGGACAGATTAAGATAAATTATGGATTCTATTTAGATCTTAAGAATCTTGATGCAACACAATTAGTAAAACGAATAAATGCCCCTCTACTTGTAATTCATCCGGAAAAAGATGAGTTGGTAACCATAATTAATTCAAGAGGAATATATGAAAATGCTAACGAACCAAAAGATTTTGTAATAGTTAAAGACTCCGACCACATGTTTCTAAAACAAGAACATGAAGCAGAACTTATCAGGCTTTCAGTAGAGTGGTTTAAAAAATGGCTTTGATAATCTATAATCATAAATTTTATATTCTTTAAAATTAAAAATATGTTGTAATGGCATATCTTTACACAACAGATATTTTCAGATATCGCCTAAACAATTTTTAATCTGAGGTGAAATAATGGTAAAAGCAAGTTGGAATGGAAAAGTTTTGGCTGAGAGTAATAAAACGATAGAAGTTGAAGGGAATCAATACTTTCCTCCAGATTCAATTAAAAAAGAATATTTTAAAGAGAGCGATTATCACACAACATGTCCATGGAAAGGATTCGCATATTATTATGACATTGTAGTAGATGGAAAAGTGAACAAGGATGCAGCTTGGTACTACCCGCAGCCTAAAGAAGCAGCAAAGCAGATTACGGGGTATGTTGCCTTCTGGAAAGGCGTTGAAGTAAAATAATTTAATTTTAAATTATTAAAGGGTGTTTAAAGGAGATTAAATGAATTTTGATTTCGATGTGGTAATTATAGGAACTGGTATTGCAGGTTCAACTGTAGCATTCGATTGTGCATCAAAAAAACTGAAAGTATTAATTGCTGACAATAGGCCATTTGGCGGTACCTGTGCATTGAGAGGTTGTGACCCAAAAAAAGTATTAATAGGCGTAGCTGAAGTTATAGAAAGAATAGAAAATCTAAGGGGCAAAGGTTTAGAAGGAGAGGTACGAATTAAATGGGAAGACCTAATAAAATTTAAGAAATCATT carries:
- a CDS encoding aspartate aminotransferase family protein, encoding MKPLVNKLPGIKSQKILEKLNDINLGNSKPYPFVHSGKGNGVYFEDIDGNIFLDFSSQIASNPLGYNHENLLNVLKKYSDKHPVKYAGQDFIIKEHLDLIEELLSIVPKGMNSAFLINSGAEAVENSIKIALRSQKKAKFGISFKSAFHGRTLGALSCTNSSNVQKKNYLSIPMKRLPFGEEAIAELERLIAQELTPEEIGFVIIEPIQGEGGYNVAPDTLMRYLRKFTKENTIPLIFDEVQSGIGRTGKWFASEHYDITPDIMSSAKALQVGATISNSEYKPEFGSISSTWGGGHLLDIAIGIEIIRTIKEENLLKNIESNGNYLFKRLVELQKEDIVKNVRGKGLMLAFDLESNKKRNDFIMEALGNGLVLLGCAQVGIRLIPPYIISKEEIDKAIELIEASCKKVSEKGFKHEGEIVEYLSCPNCHT
- a CDS encoding alpha/beta fold hydrolase: MATQKISFTNSRGLKIEGILDGEGEKGIILSTHFTGFKEVKHYFNLAKALSDNGICALRFDFSDCIGESEGTCEDMTVSNQTKDIFSAIDFLEQKGVKKIGVMGHSLGGLTAINAAANDPRIKVLVSAAAPAKLDWDILFKGKEEEWKKQGYIQFPSWKRGQIKINYGFYLDLKNLDATQLVKRINAPLLVIHPEKDELVTIINSRGIYENANEPKDFVIVKDSDHMFLKQEHEAELIRLSVEWFKKWL
- a CDS encoding DUF427 domain-containing protein, which produces MVKASWNGKVLAESNKTIEVEGNQYFPPDSIKKEYFKESDYHTTCPWKGFAYYYDIVVDGKVNKDAAWYYPQPKEAAKQITGYVAFWKGVEVK